A window of Oryza glaberrima chromosome 2, OglaRS2, whole genome shotgun sequence genomic DNA:
ccgcgccgccgaccacgAGGGAGCGGAAGAGGAGACATGGTGGGGAACGTGGGGAACGAAGGGCAAATGTGTCCGATGAAAATTTTCTCCACACCGATCTAACGCCGTTACTTCAAAATGCGATAGAAGTGCTACGGGACGAAGAAAAATCGGTGGCCTATGCTATAGATCAAAAGTGGAAACTTtttgtgctattttttggtaccgcTTTATTTCTTGTGCTATAGATCGAATTTTCTCTTTATTATATgaacgatttttttttagtCTGGACTAGTTTGGACAACAAACTAAAAGCccaaattgcatatgcaaaTTTCACGCAAACATAAATTCGACTAGCACTTTGAATTACACCGGCTTAAATTGTACTGCTGCTCCGTATTTTTTAAGGTCACGTCGATGTCCTTGTGAGTTGATGAAACTAGTATTGTTTCGAGATAAAGGGGATATCTAGATCCAGGGTGGAAAGATTTagcgtatcacatcggatattatataagGAGTCACATGGAgcgttcggacactaataaaaaaactatttacagaatctgtcagtaaatcacgggacgaatttattaagcctaattaattcattattagcacatgtttactatagcaccacattgtcaaatcatagagcaattatgcttaaaagattcatgtcgtaaattagtcgtaatatgtgtaattagttattttttaagtctatatttaatactttatataggtGTTCCAACGTTCGATATGAcaggtgtaaagttttaaaataagatctaaacaaggccaaaGAGAACAAGTTGAGAATATGAGATGGGATTCAGCCATTCAGGggtaaataaacaaaatgaaatTTCAAAACCGCAGACAAGTCCGAGCCCGGTAGATGGACGACCAAGATTTCTGTTGTTCGAATCGGAAATTACCAAATGCCGTAAGCCGTAAACGAATCGGAAATGGTCAGTAGACTATAAATATACGTGTCCGAGACTTGAGAGACAACTTGGTGCCCTCATTTGTTCTCTTTTGCGCGCAGACGAGATGGTGCAGAGGCCGCGCAAAAGGGCGCGGACGAcgtcgccgtgctcgccgccggcgtcgtcgtggcgGGACCTCCCGCTGGACATCGCCGGCGaggtcctccgccgcctcccgtcctACGCCGACCGCATCTGCTTCGGCGCCACGTGCCGCTCGTGGCGCACGTCCGCGCGGGaacaccgcgcgccgccgccgctgtcgccgtgcCTCTGCTTCGCCGACGGCAGCTTCCGCGGCTTCTTCCCGGAGGACGCGCGGCCGTTccggctgcccgccgccgccggctggctCGGCTCCTGCGGCGAGTGGCTCCTGTACCGGcgccacgacgacggcgcgtaCCTGCTCGTCGACCCCTTCTCCaaggccgccgccatggcgccgcTCCCCAGCGTGTCCCGTCTCCATGTCCGCCACGAccccatcgtcgccgtcgacgagcgaGACCTGCGGTGGTGCAGGCCGACGTGGCTCCCGCGCGAGAACACCGGCGAGCCGCAGGCCGCGGCGTCCTTGCTCAAGCTCGCCGTGTCCCCGGCCGCcgacgtggtggcggcggtggtcggcgaAGGGAGGCACGGCAAGCTCGCGGTGTGCCGGCCGGGGGCGCCGGCGTGGTccgtcagcggcggcgacggctggagGCGGATCAAAGACATGGCGTTCTACCAGGGCAAGCTCTACGCCGTCGACCACAACGAGGACCTCCTCGCCGTgacgctcgccgccgacggcgagccaCCGGCCGTGTCCCGCATCGACCGCGTGATCAACGGCAAGCCACCGGGGgcggccgccctcctccgcgTGACGCTGCACTACCTCGTGGActccggcggcgagctgctgctCGTTCGCCGGGAGGTCCAGCGCTCGTCGATGGTGAGGACGCAGCTGTGGCAGCACACGGCGGAGCTGCAGGATCGCTTCGCTGTGTTCAGGGCCGACTTCCAGAGGTCGCGGTGGAGGCGGGTGAAAACCATCGGCGACGAGTCCGGCGGCCGCGCGCTGTTCGTCGGGCGGTGGTGCTCCAGGGCGgtgcgcgtcgccggcgaccggtGGGCCGATCAGGTCTTCTTCCTCGAGGACGGCACCGGCGACGAGTGGCACACACGGGCGCAGCGCTGCTCGCTGAGGGGGAGCACCTTCGGGTGCGTGAGGCCGAATGAGCTCCTGCCGTTGATGACGACGGCGGACGGCCAGGATTTGGATGCGACTTGGATATTCCCTCGGGAGGCAAAATTGTGAGTGGCATAATAACCAAATGCTGCATAATTGAGTTCTGATATATGGAGTATTATTTATGAAATGTGTAGAGTTTTTGCCTCAAAGTTTAACATGGTTCACCAAAATCTGATGAGGTCGAAGGCCTCAAAATTTGAATATCCTAATTTTTATGAATGATATGAGCAGAAAAAACAGCTACGAACTACGGGTTGACCTTGAGCGCCACCCATTGTTTGCAATTGTGTACATAGATGAAATCTTTTGGAGAGATTCGGAAAATAGTTTGCCAGATTAATTGTGGGTCAGCTATCTTTATTGGTGCCCTTTAAGTTCTTTGATGATGCCATCAGCAAGAGAATCTGCATCGTAGTTCTTGCCGTAAAATTTAACAAACTCCATCTTTGGATTCATCAAGTACCTGCGAGTACATGAGCTGTTACTTAACAAGACATACGAGATATACTAGTGATACTATCTATTtcctaatacttcctccgtcccaaaatatcgCAACCTCCCAATATATAGCAACCTAGAAGTGAATTTGACCTGTCTAGATTAGTAGTTCTAGTATGTCTAATTTACTCTTtgcttgctatattttaggatggaaggaATACGAACAACAATGGTGTGGCAGGAGCATCAACATATCTGAGGCTGCCTAAAATTATGAGAAATTTTTGTCAATGACTGCAGTAGTGCAGTGCTATAATCTCTTAAAAGAAGATACAATGTCCTAACTACAGATGCCATTATACTACAGCAGTACGCCCAATAGTTCTCCAAAATATGACTTtgaataacttttatttttacatagTTTGTACTAAATGAAATATGAtcttaacaaaaaaaacagtCTAAACTAGTTCTCATTTCGCAAAAATATTGTATTAACACATGGATTCTAAAATGTCATAAAAAGGGAAGAGGGAGTTATTATTTCACTTTTGGGTTGCAGATAGATTAGCCGTATCATAGGACAGAACAACTCTATTACTAGGGCATCTTGATTGCACACCATCAGCAAGTCTAAGTTAAGCAATGATACTGtacaatatagattaaaaatGACTTACATGACAATTGAGTGATCAACGAGATAATCAGAACCCTCCTCCTCTGTCTTCATATAGTAAACTCGATAAGCACGAGCAACCTTTCTTATCTCATCAGTTGTGCCAGTTAGTCCTATTAGGTTTGGATGAAACTCTGCCAAACACAGGTTGCTCGTCATGATTAGAAAGCAAATAAAATAGAAGCTGCAACTAATTTTTGAAACGGTAATAAAGTTTACTAGAAGAAAAAATGTATGGATATCAAAATGAATGGTTGAAGCAAAAGCACGTACCATTAACATAGTCACGAACTTGCTCTACAGTATCTCTCTCAGGATCAACTGTGATGAAAACTGGCACAACTTCCATTTTTGCCTTTTCCTCTGAAATCAACACAAGTTTTTACATTGGTTTCATGTACAGAACTCAATCAAAGACacagaaatagaaaaaaacaagaaaaatatattatgtgTCCAGGGACATGCTCCAGCAAACACAACAGATTTCCAATGGAAAGTGGATACTGCCATCACCAAGTTAAATAAGGTTCACACCTGTATTCTTTTATATGGATGTCAgagtatataaattttatttttgtgcaATTTATTTGTAAGGTAGTGAAATAATGCACAGCCACACCTAACTTGTAAGCAGCAATAACAGCCTTTGGAGTTAAGTTCCAAACAAGTTGGGGTAGGCTAGAGTATTCCAATTGGTTTCAATGAACTTTTCAGTGACAGCGTCATGGCACTTAGCACAGGGACAAGATGTTTGGCTACATTATAAGCATGTATACAGTGAGTTATCAACAAAATTGTACCCAAAGCACAAAAATCAAATCGACTTACTTATTTTATCAATTGCCAAAGCCATCTTTTGAAGTTCATCTGGACAAATGTCAGGGCAGTGTGTGAAGCCAAAATATAGCAGAGTCCACTTGCCAAAGAAATCCTTTTGCGTGACAGGTTTCCCATCATGGTTCAAAAGATTGAATGGACCACCAATGGCTGCAGTGCCTACTGATGGTTCTTGCTTGACAGCACTTGTTCTATTCTTCAATTCTGGCAAAGATGtgccaagagaaaaaaaaatacatgagaAATTCAACAATGAGCATAGCGTTGTAAGAGCCTGATAAATTCCTACTACAGATTAAATTCCCATTAAGCATTTGTCTTTATTCCTACCACATAGAGGTTTGGCAAAACTGAATAAAATATACTCTTAACCAAAGAAAAGAACACATAAAAATGCACAGAGTTCGTAATATAGGGGTTTCAACTTTCATATGCATATAAGGTTTTAGACTTCCGTACCATGCAGTACTTTCACCGACCTATGAAGGTTTCACTGGTAAGCAACTAACCAGCAGCATTTACATCTCTTGTTTAATGACTCTAAAccccctccttttctttctaATCATGCGTGCAAAGAAAATGCAGCTATGGAGGAATCAAATGTAGtggttttaaagaaaaaatatgaaGGGTGTAAGTCTATAAATTGCAGTAATGGACTATATAAGTGAATCAAATGGATTAGATTCAGAGGAAGTACTAAGGGTATGCATTTGTAAAATGCAGCTATAAAGGAAGCAACTGGAGtgatttcataatatataaagGGTATGAATCTCTGTTCTTGAAACTGGTGTCACTATTCTTATAGTCACGGCCCCTATGCAATACAGGATAAATGAACTTAAGCAACAGCAAGCCAATTCTGCGAAGTTGGGCTGCTCTTCTGCTGGTGCAGCTAGTTCGTTTTGCCTCTCCCATCTTACATACAACATGAGACAGCTCGCAGTAAATGCTGTATTTTCTACAGTAATACTTCAGTTCAATAAGTAAGCAATAACCAAGACAAGGAAAGCACAGTACAATAAATTAATCATTGCAAAGTTACTCTAGGCAACATATTCCGCAGGTAATATCTTCCTAGGTGTTACAGATAGAATTCCAGTAAGTTAATTTGACCACAACACAATGACAATCTTCTAATGTGTTTTTAAAGAGGCATCTTAGCACcacaacaaacaaaaacaaactcaCCATAGTAATCTACCTTCAATGTGACGCTTTTTTTCCTTGTCGTAGTACACAATTATCCCTCCTCCAGTCACGAGAAGCAGGAGAAAGCTCAACCACGACACCGGCTGAGAGAAagcaaaatttcttcaaataaAGCACAGAATAATGCCATTTCAAGCAATTGGGCCGATTTCCACTACAGAGGATTCCAGTAGAAGACATTTTGAAGGACTCACCCCTCTTCGCACTGATTTTCCAGCGTCCCCTTGCTCAGATTTCCCTGACTTCCCATCACCCCCTTCCCCGCCGGTCGCCGCGGCAGGCTTCGCGCTGTCCTGCGCCGCGGCCGAGGCATCGGTGGAGAAGCCCCCGCGCGCCAGGAACGCAGCCCCGAACCGAGATGCAGCCCCCGGCTCAGTGATCCGCTGCAGCACGAACACGCATCAACAACTAATCAAATCTCCCAGCCTATCAAGGTGCCACCGCGTTATAGATGTGGAGCAGAGGACGAGGCATCTAGGGTTCACCTGAACCTGCAGCGCGCGAGGACGCCGCGGAGCAGGAAGGCCGGTGGTGGCGAGCGCGCGGGCTATGAACGCGGCCCCGAGCCGAGATGCGGCACCCGGCTCAGTGATCCCCTGCAAGCACGAACACACATCGAAAAATCATCAAATCAACACAGACCATCTCGTTGCCTCCGCGTTCACGACCGATGTGGGTGTTCTAGGGTTTCACCTGAAGCTGCGCGCGGGGCAGCggtggaggggggaggccgccgAACGCGAGCGCGCGGGAGAGGAGCGCGTGGAGACGCGGGGCGCACCTCATCGTTGTCACctcaaagcggcggcggcggcggcggcgcgccggatCGGAGAAGGAGACGGGATTGGTCAGCTAGTGCGCAGcaaggcgagcgagcgagcgttTGGCTCCGCctcggaggagcggcggcgcccgtgGGTTTTTGGGGGAGACGGGTCGAGAGGTTTTACCTCTCTTTGCTTCCGATGCAAGATGGTGGTCGCCGGCATATTCCTCTCAAATTTCTCCCATTGCAAGGGCAAAACAGTAATAGCACACCAGGAGAAAATTTCTGTTAAAATTGGTAAAGTAGCATAATTAACTTCCAAACTACCAAATTTATTAGTTGAAAttccattttatatttttaataacaaCGAGTACTACCACATCAGAAAATTTACTAGTTGAAattccattttatttttaataacaaCGAGTAATACCACATCAGAAGAAAAAATTCTGTTCAATTTGGTAAAGTAGCTGAAACTAATTCCTAACCACCaaacatttaaaattttgttccaTTTATTTTAGTAACAGCTATaatattgttttttaattttagagGTCGTTCTAATGTTGGATCACTTTTATGAATTCAGACTGAATTTGTATGGAACGATAgaatatttaaatttgatttggtTGGGGTGCGCCAGGCCCAGGCTGTAGTGCAACGCCTGGGCGACACGCGAGGGCCCCAGTGGCAAGCCACTGTGGTGGACCCTCCcccacaaaaaataaatttaatatcgAAGTGGACACATGGCCCACATATCAGATATTAAACTGATAAGAACAGATACTACACTTGATCTTAGCCAAAAGGCCGAGAAAGGTATGCTTTGGAACGGAGCCCTGCGCCTCCTTTTATACCTTCCGCGACCGCCTCACCGAGCTGAACAagcgaggtggtactaaactaCGCAACGAAGAGCAAAGCAGCAACCTGCGCCGCGGCTTCCACTGCTTCGGCGGTTGGGCCTGAAACCTCGCACAGCCCAAGTGGCCGAGTAGTTGGGCCCATGAACTCGGCCTCGTTTAtctctgacatgtgggaccggATGATTTTAATATGAGGCCACGTTGGACACGATCGCGAATTCGCtctctgacatgtggggccggGTGGTTTGCATCAGAGGCCACGTCGGACTACACGATCGCGAGGGAATTTCGCgttgttttttttgtgtttccTTCGCTTCGAATCCTTGAAATCTCCCGGTGGAAaacggcgaaggggaggagtcgatcgatcggtggagttcgccggcggcgagggagatggaCGGCGGCATGAAGGAGCAGGGGATACTCCTGGTGCggaaggcggtggaggaggacgacgccggcaACCACGCGCGGGCACTGCCGCTGTACGTGCACGCGCTCGACTACCTCGCCGCGCACCTCAAGTACGAGCGGAACCCCAGGGTCCGCGACGCCATCACCGCCAAGCTCGCCGGCTACATCGCCCGCGCCGAGGAGATCCGCGACGcgctcctccccaccgccggcgacgacgccacgccgcctgcggcagcggcggaggagggcaaGGCGaagtgcggcggcggggaagacgagTCGGATCGGGCCAAGCTGCGGGCGGGGCTCCACTCGGCGATCGTCTCGGAGAAGCCCAACGTGAGGTGGAGCGACGTCTCCGGGGTGGATGGAGCAAAGCAGGCGCTGCAGGAGGCCGTCGTGCTCCCCGTCGAGTTCCCGCAGTTCTTCACCGGTGAGTTTGGGTTCACTGGGATCCCAAACAaattaatagcaaaaatatgAAAAGATCAATCacataaaattgatgttactggatttatcattaatcaaactatcataatatgtggttctttttatttaaaatattttatttttatagatattattggtcaaaatagcatctcgaagactgtgtcgaagttaaaaaatgtttatattttaggacgaagggaatACTCAATGTGAATTGCGGCGATTTATGAATGGTGAAATTACTGAATTTTGTAGGCAAGCGGAAGCCATGGAAAGCCTTCCTCCTGTACGGGCCACCGGGGACGGGCAAATCTTACTTGGCCAAAGCCGTCGCGACAGAGGCCGATTCCACATTCTTCAGGTAATTGATTTTCTTCTCATTTCTTGTACTGGTACTAGTTGATTAGTTAGTGGGTTCTTTCACATTTGTGATCGAATTGGTTGCGTGCGTTCGATTCATTATGTAGCGTACTCAGCAAATTCAGTTAATTTTATTTTGCTCGATAGTGTAATCTTGTGCCTTTTTGTTTATAagagaaagtttaatagtatagcccactactggctccaattcatctatagccaattcatacaatagttacttaggagtactatactattaatatatggtcccacctgtcacaTACACATTACGTTTTAgaatccgtgctgcagctggccgctgctcttctttctcatcgtttatctcattaaaatatgtttatagctagctaacagcctgctattgtacctgctctaagcatTGTTAAATTTGGACAAAACTATGGAGTGATCTGTCATCTTTGTTCTGTTATTAGTGTAATTACTAATCTGAAGTGACGGATGGACACACACTGCAGTATATCTTCGTCGGATCTTCTCTCCAAGTGGATGGGAGAAAGTGAGAAGCTGGTGACGAACCTGTTCCAGATGGCCCGTGAAAATGCACCCTCCATTATCTTCATCGATGAGATCGACTCTCTGTGTGGCCAACGCGGGTAAGGCAACGAGAGCGAGGCTTCTCGGAGAGTTAAGACAGAATTCCTCGTGCAGATGCAGGTAATTGTCTTGATGCAGTAGCATATCTCTCGCTTCAAACGTTCGTTGATGAATGCAAGTATAAGACAGTGGTGCAAAATTtagttttgtgtgtgtgtgtgtgtgtgtgtgtgtgtgtgtgtgtgtgtgtgtgtgtgtctgtcAAT
This region includes:
- the LOC127764128 gene encoding protein SCO1 homolog 1, mitochondrial; amino-acid sequence: MRCAPRLHALLSRALAFGGLPPPPLPRAQLQGITEPGAASRLGAAFIARALATTGLPAPRRPRALQVQRITEPGAASRFGAAFLARGGFSTDASAAAQDSAKPAAATGGEGGDGKSGKSEQGDAGKSVRRGPVSWLSFLLLLVTGGGIIVYYDKEKKRHIEELKNRTSAVKQEPSVGTAAIGGPFNLLNHDGKPVTQKDFFGKWTLLYFGFTHCPDICPDELQKMALAIDKIKEKAKMEVVPVFITVDPERDTVEQVRDYVNEFHPNLIGLTGTTDEIRKVARAYRVYYMKTEEEGSDYLVDHSIVMYLMNPKMEFVKFYGKNYDADSLADGIIKELKGHQ
- the LOC127764127 gene encoding uncharacterized protein LOC127764127, with the protein product MVQRPRKRARTTSPCSPPASSWRDLPLDIAGEVLRRLPSYADRICFGATCRSWRTSAREHRAPPPLSPCLCFADGSFRGFFPEDARPFRLPAAAGWLGSCGEWLLYRRHDDGAYLLVDPFSKAAAMAPLPSVSRLHVRHDPIVAVDERDLRWCRPTWLPRENTGEPQAAASLLKLAVSPAADVVAAVVGEGRHGKLAVCRPGAPAWSVSGGDGWRRIKDMAFYQGKLYAVDHNEDLLAVTLAADGEPPAVSRIDRVINGKPPGAAALLRVTLHYLVDSGGELLLVRREVQRSSMVRTQLWQHTAELQDRFAVFRADFQRSRWRRVKTIGDESGGRALFVGRWCSRAVRVAGDRWADQVFFLEDGTGDEWHTRAQRCSLRGSTFGCVRPNELLPLMTTADGQDLDATWIFPREAKL